The Prionailurus viverrinus isolate Anna chromosome B4, UM_Priviv_1.0, whole genome shotgun sequence genome has a window encoding:
- the VAMP1 gene encoding vesicle-associated membrane protein 1, with protein MSAPAQPPTEGAEGAAPGGGPPGPPPNTTSNRRLQQTQAQVEEVVDIMRVNVDKVLKRDEILSQLDDRADALQVGASQFESSAAKLKRKYWWKNCKMMIMLGAICAIIVVVIVSPQAARPVPGVCRDESSANTPVPQQPHVQFPYAEFHCADQTQFRNGRKETSSPCS; from the exons GTCTGCTCCGGCTCAGCCGCCCACTGAAGGGGCAGAAGGGGCTGCCCCAGGTGGGGGCCCCCCTGGCCCTCCTCCTAATACGACCAGTAACAGACGACTACAGCAAACCCAGGCACAAGTGGAGGAA GTGGTGGACATCATGCGTGTGAATGTGGACAAGGTCCTGAAGAGGGATGAGATACTGTCACAGCTGGATGACCGAGCTGACGCCTTGCAGGTGGGAGCATCACAATTTGAGAGTAGTGCTGCCAAGCTAAAGAGGAAGTATTGGTGGAAAAACTGCAag ATGATGATCATGCTGGGAGCTATCTGTGCCATCATCGTGGTAGTTATTGTAA GTCCCCAGGCTGCGCGGCCTGTCCCGGGGGTGTGCCGAGATGAGTCCTCAGCAAACACGCCCGTTCCCCAGCAGCCTCACGTACAGTTTCCTTATGCCGAGTTCCACTGTGCTGACCAGACACAATTTAGAAATGGACGAAAAGAGACATCTTCCCCCTGCAGTTGA